From the Streptomyces sp. NBC_00390 genome, the window ACGGAGCCGGGGCGGTGGCCGTCATGAGGTCTCCTCGGTGATCCGGGCGTCAGGGGGCGCGGCAGCCGCGCGATGGGTGATCCGGAGCTTCGACTGGCCGTGCGGCAGCTGTTCCCAGTCCTCCATGTGGCGGGCGGCGAGACCGTGCTTCTCGGCCAGTTGGATCAACGTCTCCGTACGGTAGTAGAAGTCCTCGCCCAGCACCTGGTGCTCGCTCCCCTCGGTGCGGTCGTAGGTGAAGTCGAACCAGCCGCCGGGGGCCAGCACCCGCCCGACGTGCGCGAGGCATTCGTCGATGACCTGCAGCGGGGAGTGCGAGAACACGCTGTGCGCGTGGACGACCGTGAAGAAGGACCCGGGAAGGAAGTCCAGCGTCAGATTGTCGACGGGGGTCAGATACGGGAGCTTGTCCTGCAGGCCGTAGCGGACGACGGTCTTCTTGGCCTCGACGAGGATGT encodes:
- a CDS encoding class I SAM-dependent methyltransferase — protein: MHKAPRSRLVTDRARLGHKMRYALSHPRRVLPYLRRAGRDCWLRLRHRGSHIAYYRAVMASDTARSPEAAVGGRPSHARWLAIGEMQYDYLVRHGLKPQDRMLEIGCGNLRAGWRFIEHLEPGHYYGIDISPDILVEAKKTVVRYGLQDKLPYLTPVDNLTLDFLPGSFFTVVHAHSVFSHSPLQVIDECLAHVGRVLAPGGWFDFTYDRTEGSEHQVLGEDFYYRTETLIQLAEKHGLAARHMEDWEQLPHGQSKLRITHRAAAAPPDARITEETS